In the Streptomyces formicae genome, one interval contains:
- a CDS encoding response regulator transcription factor, producing MRVLVVEDHAELAESVARVLRREGMAVDVVHDGEDALERTSVVDYDVVVLDRDLPGIHGDEVCGALVEEPARTRVLMLTASGTIADRVEGLTLGADDYLPKPFAYAELVARIRAVARRSATAVPPVLVHDDLRLDPAQRIATRSGERLALTPKEFAVLEYLLAAQGRVVSAEELLERVWDEAADPFTTTVKATINRLRSKLGAPPLVETVPRGGYRI from the coding sequence GTGAGGGTGCTGGTGGTCGAGGACCATGCCGAACTGGCCGAATCGGTGGCCAGGGTGCTGCGCAGGGAGGGGATGGCGGTCGACGTCGTCCACGACGGCGAGGACGCCCTGGAACGCACCTCGGTGGTGGACTACGACGTGGTCGTGCTCGACCGGGACCTGCCGGGCATCCACGGCGACGAGGTCTGCGGCGCCCTGGTCGAGGAACCCGCGCGTACCCGCGTGCTGATGCTGACGGCGTCGGGCACCATCGCCGACCGGGTGGAGGGCCTCACGCTCGGCGCGGACGACTACCTCCCCAAGCCCTTCGCCTACGCCGAACTGGTCGCCCGCATCAGGGCGGTGGCCCGGCGCTCGGCGACGGCGGTCCCGCCGGTCCTGGTCCACGACGACCTGCGCCTCGACCCCGCGCAGCGCATCGCGACGCGCTCCGGGGAACGACTCGCGCTCACCCCCAAGGAGTTCGCGGTACTGGAGTACCTGCTCGCGGCCCAGGGACGCGTCGTGTCGGCCGAGGAACTCCTGGAGCGGGTGTGGGACGAGGCGGCCGACCCGTTCACCACCACCGTCAAGGCCACGATCAACCGCCTGCGCTCAAAACTCGGCGCACCGCCCCTGGTCGAGACCGTGCCGCGCGGCGGGTACCGGATCTGA
- a CDS encoding sensor histidine kinase: protein MPIRLPGSPRFARSRAVLVSRLLPRRVRMRLTLLYGLMFVLSGAVLLTITYLLANRPNGFFLFSRGNVGGNAALPADGGIHLYPDSMAPSAVGAFAEAQRQQAVRQHAAEMHDLLIESGIALAIMSVIAIGLGWLIAGRVLRPLRTMTSSIQRISARNVHERLAVEGPGDELKDLADTVDGLLGRLETALDSHKRFVANAAHELRTPLTVEHALLEESLIDRDATVDSFRSNFERLLVLSEQQARLLESLLTLSSSERGPDPDRREPLDLGEVAEQLVLSWRAEAQRRGLRVDAVTTRADIWGDGALVERLVANLLDNALGYNVPGGWVKVAVGVEGGNAVVRVSNTGPTVPPDRVGRLLEPFQRLDRSSGDGHHGLGLSIVRSIAVAHGAALRAEARPNGGLVVEVAFPPREPSHAREFRAAETR from the coding sequence ATGCCGATACGTCTGCCAGGCTCACCCCGCTTCGCCCGGTCGCGCGCCGTGCTCGTGTCCCGGCTGCTGCCCCGCAGGGTCCGGATGCGGCTCACCCTGCTGTACGGACTGATGTTCGTCCTGTCGGGCGCGGTCCTGCTCACCATCACCTATCTGCTGGCCAACAGGCCCAACGGCTTCTTCCTGTTCAGCCGGGGCAACGTCGGCGGGAACGCCGCACTGCCCGCGGACGGCGGCATCCACCTGTACCCGGACAGCATGGCGCCCAGCGCGGTGGGCGCCTTCGCCGAGGCGCAGCGGCAGCAGGCCGTACGCCAGCACGCGGCCGAAATGCACGACCTGCTCATCGAGTCGGGCATCGCCCTGGCGATCATGTCGGTGATCGCGATCGGCCTCGGCTGGCTGATCGCGGGGCGCGTGCTGCGGCCGCTGCGCACCATGACGTCCAGCATCCAGCGGATCTCCGCGCGCAACGTCCACGAACGCCTCGCCGTCGAGGGGCCCGGCGACGAACTCAAGGACCTCGCGGACACCGTCGACGGGCTGCTCGGCCGTCTGGAGACGGCGCTCGACTCGCACAAACGGTTCGTGGCCAACGCGGCACACGAGCTGCGCACGCCGCTGACCGTGGAACACGCGCTCCTGGAGGAGTCGCTGATCGACCGTGACGCGACCGTGGACTCCTTCCGCTCCAACTTCGAGCGCCTCCTCGTCCTCAGCGAGCAGCAGGCCAGGCTCCTGGAGTCCCTCCTCACGCTCTCCAGCAGCGAACGAGGCCCGGACCCGGACCGCAGGGAGCCCCTGGACCTCGGCGAGGTGGCGGAGCAACTGGTGCTCAGCTGGCGCGCGGAGGCGCAGCGCCGAGGGCTGCGGGTCGACGCGGTGACCACGCGCGCCGACATCTGGGGCGACGGCGCGCTCGTGGAGCGCCTGGTGGCCAACCTCCTGGACAACGCCCTGGGGTACAACGTGCCCGGCGGGTGGGTGAAGGTCGCCGTCGGTGTCGAGGGCGGCAACGCCGTCGTCCGCGTCTCCAACACGGGACCGACGGTTCCGCCGGACCGGGTGGGCCGGCTCCTCGAACCCTTCCAGCGGCTCGACCGCAGCTCCGGGGACGGCCACCACGGCCTCGGCCTCTCGATCGTGCGCTCCATCGCCGTCGCGCACGGCGCGGCCCTGCGCGCGGAGGCCAGGCCGAACGGCGGCCTCGTCGTCGAGGTCGCCTTCCCGCCGCGTGAACCGTCGCACGCACGCGAATTCCGGGCGGCGGAAACCCGGTAA